A single region of the Hyphomicrobiales bacterium genome encodes:
- a CDS encoding Chaperone required for assembly of F1-ATPase, with protein MPSESPSPALPKRFYTVAGVDARPDGFALVLDGRGARTPGRKPLQFPTQAMADAIAAEWAAQDGVIDPRRMPLTRLANSAIDGVAENGEAVADEIVRYAGSDLLCYRADHPEKLVARQAALWDPVLAWARQELGARFILAEGVVHVEQPAAALDAVAARVQRYPGPFALAALNVMTTLSGSVLLALAVAEGHLSPAEAWTAAHVDEDAQIEVWGEDEEASARREARWLDFAAAARLFAL; from the coding sequence ATGCCGTCTGAATCGCCTTCCCCCGCTCTCCCGAAGCGCTTCTACACCGTGGCCGGCGTGGACGCGCGGCCGGACGGTTTCGCGCTGGTGCTCGACGGACGCGGCGCGCGGACGCCCGGGCGCAAGCCGCTCCAGTTTCCGACGCAGGCCATGGCCGACGCGATCGCCGCTGAATGGGCCGCGCAGGATGGCGTCATCGATCCGCGCCGGATGCCGCTGACGCGGCTCGCCAATTCGGCGATCGACGGAGTGGCGGAGAATGGCGAGGCGGTCGCTGACGAAATTGTCCGCTATGCAGGCTCCGATCTCCTCTGCTACCGCGCCGACCACCCGGAGAAACTCGTCGCGCGGCAGGCGGCGTTGTGGGACCCGGTGCTCGCTTGGGCCAGGCAAGAGCTGGGCGCGCGGTTTATTCTCGCCGAGGGGGTGGTGCATGTGGAGCAGCCGGCCGCCGCGCTCGATGCGGTGGCGGCGCGCGTGCAACGCTATCCCGGGCCCTTCGCTTTGGCCGCGCTCAATGTGATGACGACGCTCAGCGGCTCGGTGCTGCTGGCGCTGGCCGTCGCCGAGGGGCATCTGTCGCCGGCCGAGGCCTGGACGGCCGCCCATGTGGACGAGGATGCACAGATCGAAGTCTGGGGCGAGGATGAGGAAGCCAGCGCCCGCCGCGAAGCGCGCTGGCTCGACTTCGCCGCTGCCGCCCGCCTGTTCGCGCTGTAA
- a CDS encoding conserved exported hypothetical protein (Evidence 4 : Unknown function but conserved in other organisms): protein MSFQSQFIAAAAILATLAVQPALAQSANPHAGHGAPVQAAPAASSSTKAYEAANAAMHGAMNIPYTGNADVDFVRQMIPHHEGAVAMAKIVLEHGKDPQIRKLAEEIVAAQDKEIAFMQGWLAKQGK from the coding sequence ATGTCCTTTCAATCGCAGTTCATTGCCGCCGCCGCCATCCTCGCAACGCTGGCCGTGCAGCCCGCGCTTGCGCAGTCAGCCAATCCCCATGCGGGCCATGGCGCGCCTGTGCAGGCTGCCCCTGCCGCGTCGTCTTCCACGAAAGCCTATGAGGCGGCCAATGCCGCGATGCATGGCGCGATGAACATTCCCTACACCGGAAATGCGGACGTCGATTTCGTCCGCCAGATGATCCCGCATCACGAAGGCGCCGTGGCCATGGCGAAGATCGTGCTGGAGCACGGCAAGGATCCACAGATCCGCAAGCTCGCCGAGGAGATCGTCGCCGCGCAGGACAAGGAAATCGCCTTCATGCAGGGCTGGCTCGCCAAACAGGGCAAGTGA
- a CDS encoding Ribosomal large subunit pseudouridine synthase C yields MSENKGRPPRGRSGGPKGQGGGAASGRMSPPRSGAPKGAYAPKGPSASRGPSAPKRAPAAKDAAGGQQRFGRSTERGSGPRESYGEAEAFEAVAMKPRQRSSRPSGNGPGPAAGDRRLRSASDGAAGSAKRGHGDGAETVRERRPRDEKAARKAPAQARAASVASNVSPKQKQKAEATETLATGVQTLVVTPDEADMRVDRFLVARFPQLAFTHIQRIVRKGELRIDGKRAKPNERLASGQSVRIPPLKIEERKAPVRAAGRDQEDAEFLKSITLYEDSDVMVLNKPMGLAVQGGSGTTRHVDGLLEALRDADGQKPRLVHRLDKDTAGCLVIAKTRLAAATLAKTFRSRSARKIYWALVAGVPRVKQGRISTYLAKEEALDGDARMRVARHGDDGASHAVTYYALVDTMAQKLAWLSLKPVTGRTHQLRAHTAHIGHPIVGDPKYFEIENWELPGGIQKKLHLLARRIVIPHPRTGKPIDVTAPLPPHMQQTWNLLGFDTSLYDPIVDAPEE; encoded by the coding sequence ATGAGTGAGAACAAGGGCAGGCCGCCGCGCGGCCGCAGTGGTGGTCCGAAGGGGCAGGGTGGCGGTGCCGCCTCCGGGCGTATGTCCCCCCCGAGAAGTGGCGCTCCAAAGGGCGCTTATGCCCCCAAGGGGCCATCCGCATCCAGAGGACCATCCGCGCCCAAACGGGCTCCAGCCGCGAAAGACGCGGCCGGTGGCCAGCAGCGTTTCGGTCGCTCCACTGAGAGGGGGAGCGGACCGCGGGAGAGCTATGGCGAGGCTGAAGCCTTCGAAGCGGTTGCGATGAAGCCGCGCCAGCGTTCCTCCCGGCCATCGGGTAACGGGCCAGGGCCGGCGGCGGGCGATCGTCGCTTGCGTTCCGCGAGTGATGGGGCAGCGGGTTCGGCGAAGCGCGGTCATGGCGATGGCGCCGAGACGGTGCGGGAGCGTCGCCCGCGTGATGAGAAAGCCGCCCGCAAGGCGCCGGCCCAGGCGCGGGCAGCCTCTGTCGCCTCCAATGTCTCGCCCAAGCAGAAACAGAAGGCGGAAGCCACCGAGACCCTGGCGACCGGCGTGCAGACGCTCGTCGTGACACCGGATGAGGCGGATATGCGGGTCGACCGCTTCCTGGTCGCGCGCTTCCCGCAACTCGCCTTCACCCATATCCAGCGCATTGTGCGAAAGGGCGAGCTGCGGATCGACGGCAAGCGTGCCAAGCCCAACGAGAGGCTCGCTTCAGGCCAATCCGTCCGCATCCCGCCGCTCAAGATCGAGGAGCGCAAGGCGCCTGTCCGCGCTGCGGGGCGTGATCAGGAGGACGCGGAGTTCCTGAAGTCCATCACGCTGTATGAAGACAGCGACGTGATGGTTCTGAACAAGCCGATGGGGTTGGCTGTCCAGGGTGGCTCCGGCACCACGCGGCATGTTGATGGCCTGCTTGAGGCCCTGCGTGACGCCGATGGCCAGAAGCCCCGCCTCGTGCACCGTCTCGACAAGGACACCGCCGGCTGCCTCGTCATCGCCAAGACGCGGCTTGCGGCGGCCACGCTCGCCAAGACCTTCCGGTCGCGCTCAGCCCGCAAGATCTATTGGGCCCTGGTGGCCGGCGTGCCGCGCGTGAAGCAGGGCCGCATTTCCACCTATCTGGCCAAGGAGGAAGCTCTCGACGGCGATGCCCGCATGCGCGTCGCGCGGCACGGAGACGACGGCGCCAGCCACGCGGTCACTTACTACGCCCTGGTGGACACCATGGCGCAGAAGCTCGCCTGGCTCTCTCTGAAGCCCGTCACTGGGCGCACGCACCAGCTGCGCGCGCATACCGCCCATATCGGCCATCCCATCGTCGGCGATCCCAAATATTTCGAGATTGAGAACTGGGAACTGCCCGGCGGGATCCAGAAGAAGCTTCATCTGCTGGCGCGGCGCATCGTCATTCCGCATCCGCGCACCGGCAAACCCATCGATGTCACGGCGCCTCTGCCGCCGCATATGCAGCAGACGTGGAACCTGCTGGGCTTCGACACCAGCCTCTACGATCCGATCGTTGACGCGCCGGAGGAGTAA
- the crcB gene encoding putative fluoride ion transporter CrcB 2 (Evidence 3 : Putative function from multiple computational evidences), translated as MQSLLLVFMGAGLGGCLRHVVNTGVGRLLGAHFPWGIFVINVTGSLAMGLVAGWLAFKTQVGWSQPWRLFMATGVLGGYTTFSSFSLDAVLLWERGEWIPALGYVLGSVVISILALAAGLAIVRNLA; from the coding sequence ATGCAATCGCTGCTGCTGGTGTTTATGGGGGCTGGGCTCGGTGGATGCCTCCGGCATGTCGTCAATACCGGCGTCGGCCGGCTTCTTGGGGCGCATTTTCCCTGGGGGATTTTCGTCATCAATGTGACGGGATCGCTCGCCATGGGGCTTGTCGCCGGCTGGCTGGCCTTTAAAACGCAGGTGGGATGGTCGCAGCCCTGGCGTTTGTTCATGGCAACCGGCGTGTTGGGCGGCTATACGACTTTTTCGTCCTTTTCCCTCGACGCCGTGCTGCTATGGGAGCGGGGTGAGTGGATCCCTGCCCTGGGCTATGTCCTGGGCTCTGTTGTAATATCGATTCTGGCGCTCGCTGCGGGGCTTGCCATTGTCCGGAACCTTGCGTGA
- a CDS encoding hypothetical protein (Evidence 5 : Unknown function) — translation MRAIHKKLMLHGSQRWSHVDALNVGKLVFGALLVLLAVALQER, via the coding sequence ATGAGAGCAATCCATAAAAAATTGATGCTCCATGGATCACAGCGATGGTCTCACGTCGACGCACTGAACGTGGGGAAGCTTGTGTTTGGTGCCTTGCTTGTGTTGCTGGCCGTCGCCCTTCAGGAGCGCTAA